In one window of Erwinia tasmaniensis Et1/99 DNA:
- a CDS encoding DeoR/GlpR family transcriptional regulator, with translation MKQTQRHDAIIDLVRRQGYVSTEELVEHFAVSPQTIRRDLNDLAEQNRIQRHHGGAALPSTSENSAWQDRKMMWSLEKARIAQRVASQIPDGASLFIDIGTTPEAVAHALMNHSNLRIVTNNLNVAVLLMAKPDFRLILAGGEVRTRDGGIMGEATLDYISQFRLDYGILGISGIDLDGSLLDFDYHEVRTKRAIIENSRCVMLVADHSKFGRNAMVNLGNMGMIDYLFTDQMPPASVLKTIEQHDVHLELC, from the coding sequence GTGAAGCAAACACAACGTCATGACGCCATCATCGACCTGGTGCGGCGTCAGGGATATGTCAGTACCGAGGAGCTGGTAGAGCATTTTGCCGTCAGCCCGCAGACCATTCGCCGTGACCTAAATGATTTGGCGGAACAGAACAGAATTCAGCGCCACCACGGCGGCGCGGCCTTACCTTCCACATCAGAAAATAGCGCCTGGCAGGATAGAAAAATGATGTGGTCGCTGGAAAAAGCACGTATTGCCCAGCGTGTTGCCAGCCAGATCCCGGATGGCGCTTCACTGTTTATTGATATTGGCACCACGCCGGAAGCGGTAGCCCATGCGCTGATGAACCACAGCAATCTCCGTATCGTGACCAACAACCTTAACGTGGCGGTGCTGCTGATGGCGAAGCCTGATTTTCGGCTGATCCTGGCCGGTGGAGAAGTGCGTACCCGCGACGGTGGGATTATGGGCGAGGCAACGCTGGATTACATCTCCCAGTTCCGCCTTGATTACGGTATTCTCGGGATCAGCGGTATTGATCTGGACGGTTCCCTGCTGGACTTCGACTATCACGAGGTGCGCACCAAGCGTGCAATTATTGAAAATTCTCGCTGCGTAATGCTGGTTGCCGACCATTCGAAATTTGGCCGTAACGCGATGGTGAATTTAGGAAATATGGGGATGATTGACTACCTGTTTACCGATCAAATGCCGCCGGCCAGCGTGCTGAAAACCATTGAACAGCATGATGTTCATCTGGAGCTGTGTTAG
- the glpG gene encoding rhomboid family intramembrane serine protease GlpG: MRITHFTHLRPAQAFVDYMSTRGIRLRIERDNGYTLWLDDESQSGVVENELDRFIRDPNHARYQAASWHSGTTHSGIHYQHTSLLANLRERAGPLTLSVIAACVLVFILMQVVGDQAVMSLLSWPDETQHYQLWRWFSHALLHFSLLHILFNLMWFWYLGGALEKRLGSGKLFVIMLISALLSGWMQAKFSGVLFGGLSGVVYALMAYSWLRGERDPDSGIFLQRGLMAFAVLWLLVGYFGWFGLSIANAAHVTGLLVGLAMAFVDTRRR, translated from the coding sequence ATGCGCATTACCCATTTCACTCATTTACGCCCGGCGCAGGCGTTTGTTGACTACATGTCCACGCGGGGCATCAGGTTGCGCATTGAGCGCGACAACGGCTATACGCTGTGGCTGGACGATGAGTCGCAGTCTGGCGTGGTCGAAAACGAACTCGATCGGTTTATTCGCGATCCCAATCATGCGCGCTACCAGGCCGCAAGCTGGCACTCCGGTACCACCCACAGCGGCATCCATTATCAGCACACGTCGCTATTGGCTAATCTGCGGGAACGCGCAGGCCCGCTAACCCTGTCGGTGATCGCTGCCTGTGTGCTGGTGTTTATCCTGATGCAGGTGGTGGGTGACCAGGCGGTGATGAGCCTGCTGTCATGGCCGGATGAAACGCAGCATTATCAACTGTGGCGCTGGTTCAGCCACGCGCTGCTGCACTTTTCCCTGCTGCATATCCTGTTTAACCTGATGTGGTTCTGGTATCTCGGCGGCGCGCTGGAAAAGCGCCTCGGCAGCGGTAAATTGTTTGTCATCATGCTGATCTCGGCGCTGCTGAGCGGCTGGATGCAGGCGAAATTTAGCGGGGTGTTGTTTGGCGGGCTTTCTGGAGTGGTCTATGCCCTGATGGCCTACAGCTGGCTGCGTGGCGAGCGCGATCCCGACAGCGGTATCTTTTTGCAGCGCGGGCTGATGGCTTTCGCGGTTCTCTGGCTGCTGGTGGGGTATTTCGGCTGGTTTGGGCTGTCGATAGCCAATGCGGCCCATGTCACCGGCCTGCTGGTCGGACTGGCGATGGCTTTTGTCGATACGCGTCGACGCTAA
- a CDS encoding SIR2 family protein encodes MNINDFVRNYKNHPVLFVGTGFSLRYLTESFSWDALLKRVVIDLRGNVEEYFDIRYRHQYDGKVNYEKVASDIEDLFNTEVSNDRYGPFSFINDEFYKDMEAGGGGRSRFKMYLAHLLRSTDYKLGVDEEIKLLTKARKNIGSIITTNYDLLIEKIFEFNPLIGNNILLSNPYGSVYKIHGCVTDSEGMIITDNDYHKFNQEYELIRAQLLSLFIHNPIIFIGYSISDSNIKDILKTIFSCVDYRSEMAERIRRNFLLVEHDSESQSDEVVEHDIDIEGLSTIRINKIKTNAFSNIYNSISNLLLPVSAMDIRKVQSVWGEIRSGGDIKVSITEDIDSLSNGDMVLAVGSSKTIRYEYQTTTEMMQNYFRLVEEENYQLILLLNKQRILATQHFPFYAFGNICPELTDIEDKKIRQRRKIDEVFARIPASCQADIIDITEITNAGYAQSKQFSMIFYSAYREILPLKDVKNFLINFADKKCTDYRRLLCLYDMKAPLPDITHRES; translated from the coding sequence ATGAATATAAATGATTTTGTTAGGAACTATAAAAACCATCCGGTATTATTTGTGGGTACAGGATTTAGTCTTCGCTACCTGACAGAGTCTTTTAGTTGGGATGCTCTTCTGAAAAGAGTTGTTATTGATCTTCGTGGAAATGTTGAGGAATATTTCGACATACGATACCGTCACCAATATGATGGGAAGGTTAATTATGAGAAGGTTGCCAGTGATATTGAGGATTTATTTAACACTGAAGTTAGTAATGATAGATATGGACCATTCTCCTTTATAAATGATGAGTTTTATAAAGACATGGAAGCCGGTGGTGGAGGGCGTAGTAGATTCAAAATGTACTTAGCGCATCTTTTAAGAAGCACTGATTATAAACTCGGGGTTGATGAAGAAATAAAGCTATTGACCAAAGCGAGGAAGAACATAGGTTCAATTATAACTACGAACTATGATTTGTTGATAGAGAAAATTTTTGAATTTAACCCTCTTATTGGTAATAACATACTCCTCAGTAACCCTTATGGTTCAGTCTACAAAATTCATGGGTGTGTAACTGATTCTGAAGGTATGATTATCACTGATAATGACTATCATAAGTTCAATCAAGAGTATGAGCTTATTCGCGCCCAGCTATTGTCGTTATTCATACATAACCCAATTATTTTCATTGGCTACAGCATTAGCGATTCAAACATAAAAGATATTCTAAAAACTATTTTTTCGTGTGTTGATTATAGATCTGAAATGGCGGAGCGTATTCGCAGAAATTTCTTGTTAGTAGAGCATGATTCAGAATCACAATCTGACGAGGTTGTGGAACACGATATAGATATAGAAGGACTGTCAACTATAAGAATAAATAAAATAAAGACGAATGCATTTAGTAATATATATAACTCGATATCCAATCTCCTGCTCCCTGTTTCTGCTATGGATATACGTAAAGTTCAAAGTGTATGGGGAGAGATAAGAAGCGGTGGAGATATAAAAGTTAGTATAACAGAAGATATCGACTCTCTGAGTAATGGAGATATGGTTCTCGCTGTTGGGTCGTCTAAAACAATAAGGTATGAGTACCAGACAACAACAGAAATGATGCAGAATTATTTTAGACTGGTCGAGGAAGAAAATTACCAGTTAATATTACTTCTTAATAAGCAGAGGATTTTAGCAACACAGCATTTCCCTTTCTATGCTTTCGGCAATATTTGCCCTGAGCTAACAGATATTGAAGATAAAAAAATAAGGCAACGCAGAAAGATCGATGAGGTATTTGCTAGGATACCTGCATCATGCCAGGCGGATATTATTGATATTACTGAAATAACCAATGCTGGTTATGCTCAAAGCAAACAGTTTTCGATGATATTTTACTCAGCCTATAGAGAAATTCTTCCACTTAAAGATGTGAAGAATTTCCTGATTAACTTCGCAGACAAAAAATGTACTGATTATCGCCGCTTACTTTGTCTGTATGACATGAAGGCACCACTACCCGATATCACTCATCGGGAGTCGTGA
- the nadS gene encoding NadS family protein has translation MSFFDELKASLEEAVEIKKGVKAPARVTRYELADVKALRAQLNVTQDEMAKVLGTSLDTIKSWETGRRNPTGLAAKVLATIQANPKFFQELASH, from the coding sequence ATGAGTTTTTTTGACGAACTGAAGGCGTCTCTGGAAGAAGCCGTCGAGATCAAAAAAGGCGTTAAAGCGCCTGCCCGCGTCACGCGCTACGAACTGGCTGATGTGAAGGCACTCCGCGCCCAGCTGAACGTGACGCAGGATGAAATGGCGAAGGTGCTCGGCACCAGCCTCGATACCATTAAAAGCTGGGAAACGGGCAGGCGTAACCCGACCGGACTGGCGGCGAAGGTGCTGGCGACCATACAGGCCAACCCTAAATTCTTTCAGGAACTTGCCTCACATTAA
- a CDS encoding type II toxin-antitoxin system RelE/ParE family toxin produces MSHAIEFIETPMFTRQIKQIATDDELKDLQKTLIESPDKGDSIRQTGGLRKIRMATGNQGKSGSARLIYFLATDQIIYLVMAYPKSTKDSLTDAEKVDLKKLTKLLNDEV; encoded by the coding sequence GTGAGCCATGCGATAGAGTTTATCGAAACGCCGATGTTTACCCGTCAGATAAAGCAAATCGCCACGGACGACGAGCTAAAAGATCTCCAGAAAACGCTGATTGAATCACCGGATAAAGGTGATTCAATCAGGCAAACCGGCGGGCTGCGAAAAATCAGAATGGCAACCGGCAATCAGGGAAAAAGCGGCAGTGCGCGGTTGATTTATTTCCTGGCCACCGACCAGATTATCTATCTGGTGATGGCCTACCCGAAAAGCACCAAAGACAGCCTGACTGACGCCGAAAAAGTCGATCTGAAGAAGCTGACTAAACTACTGAATGACGAGGTGTAA
- the glpE gene encoding thiosulfate sulfurtransferase GlpE, giving the protein MEQFECINIQQAQQKLADDNALLVDIRDAQSFAAAHASGAFHLSNESLPPFLAQSDLARPVLVMCYHGNSSKGAAQYLLGQGFSAAYSIDGGFEAWRIAFPQQVSAQ; this is encoded by the coding sequence ATGGAACAATTTGAGTGCATTAATATCCAGCAGGCGCAGCAGAAACTGGCAGACGATAACGCGTTGCTGGTGGATATTCGCGATGCACAAAGCTTTGCCGCCGCACATGCCAGCGGCGCCTTTCACTTGAGCAATGAATCACTGCCGCCGTTTCTCGCGCAAAGCGATCTCGCGCGCCCGGTGCTGGTCATGTGCTATCACGGTAACAGTAGCAAGGGTGCCGCACAGTACCTGCTGGGGCAGGGCTTTAGCGCGGCCTACAGCATAGACGGTGGCTTCGAGGCCTGGCGCATCGCTTTTCCACAGCAGGTTAGCGCGCAGTGA
- the glpD gene encoding glycerol-3-phosphate dehydrogenase yields METKDLIVIGGGINGAGIAADAAGRGLSVLMLEAQDLACATSSASSKLIHGGLRYLEHYEFRLVSEALAEREVLLKMAPHIAFPMRFLLPHRPHLRPAWMIRVGLFMYDHLGKRTSLPGSKGVRFGSESALKPEIMRGFEYSDCWVDDARLVVLNAQEVEKRGGEVRTRTRVTRARREDGLWIVEAEDIDSGKTFTWRAKGLVNAAGPWVKQLFDDSLKLKSPYGIRLIKGSHIVVPRIGTQKQAYILQNEDNRIVFVIPWMDEFSIIGTTDVEYKGDAHNVKIDDNEINYLLKVFNEHFKKDLSRDDIVWSYSGVRPLCDDESDSPQAITRDYTLDVHDDGGQAPLLSVFGGKLTTYRKLAEHAMEKLSKYYPHAGAAWTKSCVLPGGNFAGTRDDYAISLRRRFPFISVEMARHYARTYGSNAEQLLKGATSLADLGELFGHHFYEAELRYLVEHEWVRATDDAIWRRTKEGMWLNEAQQARIGEWLAQHAKPLLSLAS; encoded by the coding sequence GTGGAAACCAAAGACCTGATCGTAATCGGCGGCGGCATTAATGGAGCCGGCATCGCGGCTGATGCTGCCGGACGCGGGCTGTCGGTGCTGATGCTGGAGGCGCAAGATCTCGCCTGCGCCACCTCCTCCGCCAGTTCAAAACTGATCCACGGTGGCCTGCGCTACCTGGAACACTATGAGTTTCGTCTGGTCAGCGAGGCGCTGGCCGAACGCGAAGTGCTGCTGAAAATGGCACCGCATATTGCCTTCCCAATGCGCTTTCTGCTGCCGCACCGCCCACATCTGCGTCCGGCATGGATGATCCGCGTCGGCCTGTTTATGTACGATCACTTGGGCAAACGTACCAGCCTGCCGGGGAGTAAAGGCGTGCGTTTTGGCTCAGAATCAGCACTTAAACCTGAAATTATGCGCGGTTTCGAATATTCCGACTGCTGGGTAGACGATGCCCGTCTGGTGGTACTGAACGCGCAGGAAGTTGAGAAACGTGGCGGCGAAGTTCGTACCCGGACCCGCGTCACGCGCGCCCGGCGTGAAGATGGCCTGTGGATCGTTGAGGCCGAAGATATCGACAGCGGCAAAACCTTCACATGGCGTGCCAAAGGTCTGGTCAATGCCGCCGGCCCGTGGGTAAAACAGCTGTTTGATGACAGCCTGAAACTTAAGTCTCCGTACGGGATCCGCCTGATCAAGGGCAGTCATATCGTCGTGCCGCGCATTGGTACGCAGAAGCAGGCCTACATTTTACAGAATGAAGACAACCGCATCGTGTTCGTCATTCCGTGGATGGATGAGTTTTCGATTATCGGCACCACTGACGTCGAGTACAAAGGTGATGCGCACAATGTGAAAATCGATGATAACGAAATCAATTATCTGCTCAAGGTATTTAACGAGCACTTTAAGAAGGATCTCTCCCGCGACGATATCGTCTGGAGCTACTCCGGCGTACGCCCACTGTGTGATGACGAGTCAGATTCCCCGCAGGCAATTACCCGCGATTATACGCTGGACGTGCATGACGATGGCGGTCAGGCCCCGCTGCTGTCGGTGTTCGGCGGTAAGCTCACCACCTATCGCAAACTGGCCGAACACGCGATGGAGAAATTAAGCAAATACTATCCGCATGCGGGAGCCGCCTGGACCAAAAGCTGCGTGCTGCCGGGCGGAAATTTTGCCGGAACGCGCGACGATTATGCCATCAGCCTGCGCCGCCGCTTCCCGTTTATCAGCGTTGAGATGGCGCGCCACTACGCGCGCACCTACGGCAGCAACGCGGAGCAGCTGCTGAAAGGAGCGACCAGCCTGGCAGACCTGGGTGAACTGTTTGGTCACCATTTCTATGAGGCCGAGTTGCGCTATCTGGTGGAGCATGAGTGGGTACGCGCCACCGATGATGCTATCTGGCGCCGAACCAAAGAAGGCATGTGGCTGAATGAAGCGCAGCAGGCACGCATTGGTGAATGGTTGGCGCAACACGCCAAACCTCTGCTGTCGCTGGCATCCTGA
- the glgP gene encoding glycogen phosphorylase: MNAPFSYASPTLSVDALKHSIAYKLMFTLGKDPAIANKHEWLNATLLAVRDRMVERWLRSNRAQLSQDVRQVYYLSMEFLVGRTLSNALLAMGMYNDTQAALEEMGFDLEDLIEEESDPGLGNGGLGRLAACFLDSLATLGLPGRGYGIRYEYGMFKQNIVEGRQAESPDYWLEYGNPWEFQRFNTRYKVRFGGRIQHEGSRARWVETEEVLATAYDQIIPGYDTDTTNTLRLWGAQASNEINLGKFNQGDYFAAVEDKNHSENVSRVLYPNDSTYSGRELRLRQEYFLVSATVQDILHRHWTMHQTFDNLADKIALHLNDTHPVLAIPELMRLLIDENKFSWDDAFDVTCQVFSYTNHTLMQEALETWPVDMIGKILPRHLQIIFDINDYFLKTVQEQYPDDWELLARISIIDENNGRRIRMAWLAVVASHMVNGVSELHSNLMVQSLFADFAKLFPGRFCNKTNGITPRRWLALANPPLSAVLDETIGRTWRTELSQLDELKQHIDFPNFIELIAHAKLQNKKRLAEFVSQKLDIVIDPQAMFDVQIKRIHEYKRQLLNVLHIITRYNRIKAEPDADWVPRVSIFAGKAASAYQTAKHIIHLINDVAQVINNDPQVKSKLKVVFIPNYSVSLAQIIIPAADLSEQISLAGTEASGTSNMKFALNGALTIGTLDGANVEMLDHVGAENIFIFGNTTPQVEALRSNGYNSHLYYEQDAELHQVLTQIATGVFSPQEPGRYRNIFDSLVNLGDHYQLLADYRSYVDTQDKVDKLYRNPDTWTRCALHNIANMGYFSSDRTIKEYADEIWAIKPIQL; encoded by the coding sequence ATGAACGCTCCTTTCTCCTATGCCTCGCCCACGCTTAGCGTCGATGCACTCAAGCATTCCATCGCCTATAAGCTGATGTTTACCCTTGGCAAAGATCCTGCGATTGCCAACAAACATGAATGGCTGAACGCCACGCTGCTGGCGGTGCGCGATCGTATGGTGGAGCGTTGGCTGCGTTCCAATCGTGCTCAGTTATCCCAGGACGTGCGGCAGGTCTACTACCTGTCGATGGAGTTTCTTGTCGGGCGCACGCTGTCTAATGCGCTGCTGGCGATGGGCATGTACAACGATACGCAGGCGGCGCTGGAGGAGATGGGCTTCGACCTGGAAGACCTGATTGAGGAAGAGAGCGACCCGGGCCTGGGCAATGGTGGACTGGGGCGGCTGGCGGCCTGCTTTCTTGACTCACTCGCGACGCTGGGCCTGCCCGGCCGTGGCTACGGCATCCGTTATGAATACGGCATGTTTAAACAGAATATTGTCGAAGGCCGTCAGGCAGAGTCGCCGGACTACTGGCTGGAATATGGTAATCCGTGGGAGTTTCAACGTTTCAATACCCGCTACAAAGTGCGCTTTGGCGGGCGTATTCAGCATGAGGGGAGCCGTGCGCGCTGGGTAGAAACGGAAGAAGTACTGGCCACGGCATACGATCAGATTATCCCTGGCTACGATACGGATACCACCAATACCTTGCGTTTGTGGGGCGCGCAGGCGAGTAATGAAATCAACCTGGGGAAATTTAACCAGGGAGATTACTTTGCCGCCGTAGAGGATAAAAACCATTCTGAAAACGTCTCACGCGTGCTCTATCCGAATGACTCCACCTATTCTGGGCGCGAGCTAAGGCTGCGGCAGGAGTATTTTCTTGTCTCGGCCACGGTGCAGGATATTCTTCACCGCCATTGGACGATGCACCAGACCTTCGATAATCTCGCCGATAAAATCGCTTTGCATCTCAATGACACTCACCCGGTGCTGGCCATTCCCGAGCTGATGCGCCTGCTGATTGACGAAAATAAATTCAGTTGGGATGATGCTTTCGACGTCACCTGTCAGGTGTTCTCCTACACCAACCATACCCTGATGCAGGAGGCGTTGGAAACCTGGCCGGTGGATATGATCGGCAAAATCCTGCCGCGACATCTGCAAATCATCTTTGATATTAATGACTATTTTCTGAAGACCGTTCAGGAGCAGTACCCGGATGACTGGGAGCTGCTGGCACGTATTTCGATTATTGATGAAAACAACGGCCGCCGGATCCGTATGGCGTGGCTGGCCGTGGTGGCCAGCCATATGGTCAACGGCGTCTCTGAACTGCACTCCAACCTGATGGTACAGTCGCTGTTTGCCGACTTTGCCAAACTGTTTCCGGGGCGTTTCTGCAACAAAACGAATGGGATCACGCCGCGCCGTTGGCTGGCGCTGGCGAATCCCCCGCTCTCTGCCGTACTGGATGAGACGATTGGCCGCACCTGGCGAACTGAGCTTAGCCAGTTGGACGAGCTAAAACAGCATATCGACTTTCCCAACTTTATTGAGCTGATTGCCCATGCCAAGCTGCAAAATAAAAAGCGCCTGGCCGAATTTGTCAGCCAAAAACTGGATATTGTCATCGATCCGCAGGCGATGTTTGACGTGCAGATCAAACGTATTCATGAGTACAAGCGGCAGCTGCTGAACGTGCTGCATATTATCACCCGCTACAACCGTATTAAGGCGGAACCGGACGCGGACTGGGTGCCCAGAGTTAGCATCTTCGCGGGTAAGGCGGCATCGGCCTACCAGACGGCAAAACACATTATCCATCTGATTAATGATGTTGCGCAGGTTATCAATAATGATCCTCAGGTTAAAAGTAAACTGAAGGTGGTGTTTATTCCCAATTATAGCGTCAGCCTGGCGCAGATAATCATTCCGGCGGCCGATCTGTCCGAACAGATCTCGCTGGCGGGGACGGAAGCATCGGGCACCAGCAATATGAAGTTTGCGCTCAACGGTGCGCTGACCATTGGTACGCTGGATGGCGCTAACGTTGAGATGCTCGACCATGTTGGCGCGGAGAATATCTTTATCTTTGGCAATACTACGCCGCAGGTAGAGGCGCTGCGCAGCAACGGTTATAACTCTCATCTCTATTATGAACAGGATGCCGAACTGCATCAGGTGCTGACACAAATCGCCACCGGCGTGTTCAGCCCGCAGGAGCCTGGACGTTACCGCAATATATTTGATTCCTTGGTGAATCTGGGTGACCACTACCAGCTGCTGGCCGACTATCGCAGTTATGTTGATACTCAGGATAAAGTGGACAAACTGTACCGTAACCCCGATACCTGGACACGCTGTGCGCTACATAATATCGCCAATATGGGCTACTTCTCTTCTGACCGCACGATTAAGGAATATGCCGATGAAATATGGGCAATTAAACCGATTCAGTTATAG
- the glgA gene encoding glycogen synthase GlgA, which translates to MQVLHVCSELFPLLKTGGLADVVGALPAAQIAAGDDTRVLLPAFPDLKKGITQIQVVAQLQTFAGYVELHFGHFNGVGIYLIDAPGLYDRPGSPYHDESQYAYSDNYLRFALLGWVSCELACGLDPWWRPEVVHAHDWHAGLSCAYLAARGRPAKSVFTVHNLAYQGLFNARHMEQIQLPHSFFDVYGMEFHGQISYLKAGLFYADHVTAVSPTYAREITQPEFGYGMEGLLKQRLLEGRLSGILNGVDPAIWNPAHDLLLAARYNRDVLDAKRENKRQLQIAMGLKIDEKAPIFAVVSRLTKQKGLDLVLEALPGLLEQGGQLVVLGAGDAELQQGFLAAAAENPGQVGVQIGYHEAFSHRIMGGADVILVPSRFEPCGLTQLYALKYGTLPLVRRTGGLADTVNDCSLENLADGIASGFSFEDSNAWSLLRAIRRSFVLWSRPSLWRYVQRQAMGMDFSWQVAAVAYRDLYQRLL; encoded by the coding sequence ATGCAGGTGTTACATGTCTGTTCAGAACTTTTCCCGCTGCTGAAAACCGGCGGGCTTGCTGATGTGGTTGGGGCATTACCTGCGGCGCAAATTGCAGCGGGAGACGATACGCGAGTGTTACTGCCGGCATTCCCCGATTTGAAAAAAGGGATTACGCAAATCCAGGTGGTGGCGCAGCTGCAAACTTTTGCTGGCTATGTCGAGCTACATTTTGGTCATTTTAATGGCGTGGGCATCTATTTGATCGATGCGCCGGGGCTGTACGATCGCCCCGGCAGCCCCTATCACGATGAATCACAATATGCCTATAGCGACAACTACCTGCGCTTTGCGCTGCTGGGGTGGGTAAGCTGCGAGCTGGCCTGCGGGCTGGATCCATGGTGGCGGCCGGAGGTGGTGCATGCGCATGACTGGCACGCCGGGCTTTCCTGCGCCTACCTTGCGGCACGCGGGCGGCCGGCCAAATCGGTATTTACCGTGCATAACCTGGCCTATCAGGGGTTGTTCAACGCCCGCCACATGGAGCAAATCCAGCTGCCGCATTCATTTTTCGATGTGTACGGAATGGAGTTCCACGGCCAGATCTCCTATCTCAAGGCCGGCCTGTTCTATGCCGACCATGTCACCGCAGTCAGTCCTACCTACGCCCGGGAAATTACTCAGCCAGAGTTTGGCTACGGCATGGAGGGGCTGCTGAAACAGCGCCTGCTGGAGGGGCGACTCAGCGGCATTCTCAACGGCGTCGACCCGGCAATCTGGAATCCGGCGCACGATCTGCTGCTGGCGGCACGCTATAACCGTGACGTGCTGGATGCCAAACGGGAAAACAAACGGCAGTTACAAATTGCGATGGGGTTGAAGATCGACGAAAAAGCGCCGATCTTCGCGGTAGTCAGTCGCTTAACCAAACAGAAAGGGCTTGATCTGGTGCTGGAGGCGCTGCCCGGCCTGCTGGAACAGGGTGGGCAGCTGGTCGTGCTGGGTGCAGGCGATGCCGAGTTACAGCAGGGATTTCTGGCGGCAGCGGCGGAAAATCCGGGCCAGGTCGGGGTACAAATCGGCTATCACGAGGCGTTCTCGCACCGCATTATGGGCGGTGCCGATGTTATTTTGGTGCCGAGCCGCTTTGAACCCTGTGGGCTGACGCAGCTGTATGCCCTGAAGTACGGCACGCTGCCGCTGGTGCGGCGCACCGGGGGACTGGCAGATACGGTGAACGACTGTTCACTGGAAAATCTGGCTGATGGCATTGCCAGCGGATTTTCCTTCGAAGACAGCAATGCCTGGTCGTTACTGCGCGCTATTCGACGTTCTTTCGTACTGTGGTCCCGTCCTTCGCTGTGGCGCTATGTCCAGCGCCAGGCCATGGGGATGGATTTTAGCTGGCAGGTGGCGGCGGTGGCCTACCGCGATCTCTATCAGCGTTTGTTGTAA
- the glgC gene encoding glucose-1-phosphate adenylyltransferase: protein MVKLEKNDPVMLARQLPTQTVALILAGGRGTRLKDLTAKRAKPAVHFGGKYRIIDFALSNCLNSGIRRIAVCTQYQSHTLVQHIQRGWSFLNEEMNEFVDLLPAQQRLATDHWYRGTADAVTQNLDIIRRYRAQYIVILAGDHIYKMDYSRMLIDHVENGARCTIACLPVPLEEASAFGVMKVDDNNKVLEFLEKPANPPSMPGNGSHALASMGIYVFDAEYLFDLLEHDQQLPQSTHDFGQDLLPKIVASGEALAHSFSLSCVQQDESAEPYWRDVGTLEAYWKANLDLASVMPELDMYDGNWPIHTHMEPLPPAKFVQDRSGSHGMTMNSLVSGGCIISGSVVVNSVLFSRVRINSFCNIESSVLLPDVVVGRSCRLRRCVIDRACVLPEGTVIGENPDDDARRFHRSEEGIVLVTTTMLAKLGWR from the coding sequence ATGGTGAAATTAGAGAAGAATGACCCTGTGATGCTGGCAAGACAGCTGCCAACACAAACTGTAGCCCTGATCCTTGCTGGTGGTCGCGGAACGCGGTTAAAGGACCTGACCGCCAAACGTGCAAAACCGGCGGTTCATTTCGGCGGAAAATACCGCATCATCGATTTCGCGCTATCTAACTGTCTTAACTCGGGTATCCGGCGTATTGCGGTCTGTACCCAGTACCAGTCGCACACGCTGGTGCAGCATATTCAGCGTGGCTGGTCTTTCCTGAACGAAGAGATGAACGAGTTTGTCGACCTGCTCCCCGCGCAGCAGCGTCTGGCGACCGATCACTGGTATCGCGGTACGGCCGATGCGGTGACGCAGAATCTGGACATCATCCGTCGCTACCGTGCGCAGTACATCGTCATCCTTGCCGGTGACCACATCTACAAAATGGACTACTCGCGCATGCTGATCGACCACGTTGAAAACGGCGCACGCTGCACCATTGCCTGTCTGCCGGTGCCGCTGGAGGAAGCCAGCGCTTTTGGCGTGATGAAGGTGGATGACAACAACAAGGTCTTAGAATTCCTTGAAAAACCGGCTAACCCACCGTCGATGCCCGGCAACGGCAGTCATGCGCTGGCCAGTATGGGTATCTATGTGTTTGATGCTGAATATCTCTTCGATCTGCTGGAGCATGACCAGCAGCTGCCGCAGTCGACGCACGACTTTGGCCAGGATCTGCTGCCAAAAATCGTCGCCAGCGGTGAGGCGCTGGCGCACTCCTTTTCACTCTCGTGCGTCCAACAGGATGAGAGCGCAGAACCTTACTGGCGCGATGTCGGCACGCTGGAGGCTTACTGGAAGGCCAATCTTGATCTGGCCTCGGTGATGCCGGAACTGGATATGTATGACGGTAACTGGCCGATCCATACCCATATGGAACCGCTGCCGCCCGCCAAATTTGTTCAGGATCGCTCCGGCAGCCACGGGATGACGATGAATTCACTGGTATCAGGCGGATGCATTATCTCCGGCTCGGTGGTGGTCAATTCGGTGCTGTTTTCACGGGTTCGTATTAACTCCTTTTGCAATATTGAGTCGTCGGTACTGCTGCCGGATGTGGTGGTGGGACGTTCCTGCCGTCTGCGTCGCTGTGTGATTGACCGCGCCTGCGTGCTGCCTGAGGGGACGGTGATTGGTGAAAATCCGGATGATGACGCCCGGCGTTTCCATCGATCGGAAGAGGGGATTGTGCTGGTCACAACTACCATGCTGGCAAAACTTGGCTGGCGTTAA